The window TTTCATCCCGAAGCCGCCAGGGCATCCTGGCGGCTTCTTTCCTTCCATGTTGCTAATGCTCCCCAATCACTGTACTATACCGGTATGAAATGTCCCCATTGCAATAGTCAGGACGACAAGGTTATTGAATCCCGTAGCCTCAACGATGGAACGAGTATACGTCGCCGCCGGGAATGCCTCAGTTGCGGATACCGGTTTACCAGTTATGAACGAATTGAAGAAAAGCAGCTCATGGTTATTAAGTCCGCAGGACGTAGAGAACCCTTCAGCCGTGAAAAACTAGAACGAGGTCTACGCAGGGCGGTAGAAAAACGAAATTTTAGTCAGCTCCAGATTGAATCCATCGTCAATGATATTGAAGACAGGGCTATAATTGTGGCGAAAGCCAGCCATGAAATCCCCACGGCAGAGATTGGTGATATGGTCCTGGAAACCCTTGCAAAATTAGACAGTGTAGCCTACATCCGTTTCGCATCGGTTTACCGTAATTTTGAAAATATTGAAGGATTCATCCAAGAAATCAGCCAGCTCAAGGAATAGACAGTGCGCAAAAGCCTGTAACTTTTTTAGGCTCCCAGCACCCCCTCCCACACACCCGCCTCATCACGCCGAAATGTACTTCGGCACGTAGGTCCCGAAGTC is drawn from Spirochaeta lutea and contains these coding sequences:
- the nrdR gene encoding transcriptional regulator NrdR, which gives rise to MKCPHCNSQDDKVIESRSLNDGTSIRRRRECLSCGYRFTSYERIEEKQLMVIKSAGRREPFSREKLERGLRRAVEKRNFSQLQIESIVNDIEDRAIIVAKASHEIPTAEIGDMVLETLAKLDSVAYIRFASVYRNFENIEGFIQEISQLKE